Proteins from a single region of Kluyveromyces lactis strain NRRL Y-1140 chromosome C complete sequence:
- the MYG1 gene encoding Myg1p (highly similar to uniprot|P40093 Saccharomyces cerevisiae YER156C Hypothetical ORF) has protein sequence MSVSQPLKKAKMSLKQICTHSGSFHADEALAVYMLRLLPQWKDSKIVRSRNPEDWEASDIVVDVGGKYDNGVKFFDHHQRGFSETFNDKYKTKLSSAGLVYKHFGKEIIKELGPGLNEDQVELLYDRVYSQFIESLDANDNGIDQFDTDVEPRFSAKAITLPSIISRFNPEWNKESSDETYYNQFLKASGYIGTVFFDLVSGYINSWLPAKTLVIDAVKNRFNIDASGKIIELAEFCPWKEHLFQVEREMNIENTIEFVIFPDTSGSYRVSTVPITSTSFDFRKGLPEPLRGLRDEELSEKSGLSGCVFIHAAGFIGGAKPRDSAIGLAKMSL, from the coding sequence ATGAGTGTCTCACaaccattgaagaaagcaaaAATGTCCTTGAAACAAATTTGTACCCATTCTGGTTCATTCCATGCTGATGAAGCATTGGCCGTGTACATGCTACGTCTGTTACCACAATGGAAAGACAGCAAGATAGTCAGATCTAGAAACCCAGAAGACTGGGAAGCTAGCGatattgttgttgatgttggtGGTAAATACGATAACGGTGTCAAGTTTTTCgatcatcatcaaagaGGCTTCTCGGAGACTTTCAATGACAAGTATAAGACCAAGCTATCCAGTGCGGGTTTGGTTTATAAGCATTTCGGTAAGGAGATAATTAAAGAACTTGGTCCTGGGTTGAATGAAGATCAAGTTGAATTGCTATACGATAGAGTCTACAGCCAGTTTATCGAAAGTTTGGATGCCAACGATAACGGTATCGACCAATTCGATACCGATGTTGAGCCAAGATTCAGTGCCAAGGCAATCACTTTGCCAAGTATCATCAGCAGATTCAATCCAGAATGGAATAAAGAGAGTTCTGACGAGACTTACTACAACCAATTTTTAAAGGCTTCTGGTTACATCGGTACTGtgttctttgatcttgtCAGTGGGTACATCAACTCGTGGTTGCCAGCCAAGACTCTAGTCATCGATGCTGTCAAGAACAGATTTAACATTGATGCAAGTGGTAAGATTATTGAATTGGCTGAATTCTGCCCATGGAAAGAACATTTATTCCAAGTGGAACGTGAAATGAATATCGAAAATACCATAGAGTTCGTTATTTTCCCAGATACATCTGGTTCTTACAGAGTTTCTACGGTCCCAATAACTTCAACCTCCTTCGATTTCCGTAAGGGTCTACCAGAGCCACTACGTGGCTTAAGAGATGAAGAGCTAAGTGAAAAGAGTGGCTTATCAGGCTGTGTCTTTATTCACGCTGCAGGATTCATTGGTGGTGCTAAACCCCGCGATTCTGCTATTGGTTTGGCGAAGATGTCATTGTGA
- the STT3 gene encoding dolichyl-diphosphooligosaccharide--protein glycosyltransferase subunit STT3 (similar to uniprot|P39007 Saccharomyces cerevisiae YGL022W STT3 Subunit of the oligosaccharyltransferase complex of the ER lumen), with amino-acid sequence MKQSTLLALEGFQTVLKALIFIAIFGVAISSRLFSVIRFESIIHEFDPWFNFRATKYLVSHSFYEFLNWFDDRTWYPLGRVTGGTLYPGLMTTSGAIWHILRKIGLPIDIRNICVLFAPAFSGFTAWATYEFTKELKDSSAGLLAAAFMAIAPGYISRSVAGSYDNEAIAITLLMVTFMFWIKAQKTGSILYSMLAALFYFYMVSAWGGYVFITNLIPLHVFILILMGRYQSKLYSAYTTWYAIGTLASMQIPFVGFLPIRSNDHMAALGVFGLIQIVALGDYIKSQVSGERFKVVMFISLGLIISIGISGLFFLTYMGYIAPWTGRFYSLWDTNYAKIHIPIIASVSEHQPPAWPSFFFDNQFLIWLFPAGVFLLFLELKDEHVFVLAYSVLCSYFAGVMIRLMLTLTPIICVTGAIAISKLFDIYLDFSVALSTKSPKDVKSVKLDKEKKETSDLEQEDDDYEAELVVDYEPSSKARWFDITAKAVVSSTFLMYLFLFVYHCTYVTSNFYSSPSVVMPSQNPDGSVALIDDFREAYYWLRMNTAEDAKVAAWWDYGYQIGGMADRTTLVDNNTWNNTHIAIVGKAMSSPEEKAYEILKAHDVDYVLVVFGGALGYSGDDLNKFLWMVRISEGIWPDEVKERNFFTGRGEYRVDADATKTMKDSLMYKLSYHDFPSIYPNGVGHDRTRNQKITNNEVGPLDYFEEVFTSEILLVRIYKLKSPDSLGRDHGEAAKFDRNLQSGVKKRLVKKPELELRV; translated from the coding sequence ATGAAACAATCCACGCTTCTAGCATTGGAGGGTTTCCAAACAGTACTCAAGGCCCTAATCTTTATTGCTATCTTTGGTGTGGCAATCTCTTCACGTTTGTTCTCAGTGATTAGATTTGAGTCTATTATCCACGAGTTCGATCCATGGTTTAATTTCAGAGCCACCAAATATCTAGTCAGTCATTCATTTTATGAGTTTTTGAACTGGTTTGACGATAGGACATGGTATCCCCTCGGCAGAGTTACCGGTGGTACTTTGTATCCTGGTTTGATGACAACTTCTGGTGCAATTTGGCATATACTTCGTAAGATTGGTTTGCCAATTGATATTCGTAACATTTGTGTGTTGTTCGCACCTGCATTCTCAGGATTCACCGCTTGGGCCACGTACGAGTTTActaaagaattgaaagattctAGTGCAGGGTTATTAGCAGCAGCTTTTATGGCAATTGCCCCTGGGTACATTTCTAGATCTGTGGCCGGTTCTTACGACAATGAAGCCATTGCCATCACCTTACTAATGGTAACGTTTATGTTCTGGATCAAAGCTCAGAAGACAGGTTCTATATTGTACTCCATGTTAGCAGCTTTGTTCTACTTCTACATGGTATCAGCCTGGGGTGGTTACGTATTTATTACAAACTTAATACCACTAcatgttttcattttgatcttgatgGGACGCTACCAATCGAAACTATATTCTGCTTATACTACATGGTACGCAATTGGTACTTTAGCTTCAATGCAAATTCCTTTCGTGGGATTTTTGCCAATTAGATCTAACGATCACATGGCTGCATTGGGTGTTTTTGGTTTAATCCAAATTGTTGCACTAGGTGACTACATCAAATCTCAAGTTTCAGGTGAAAGATTCAAGGTTGTTATGTTCATTTCATTAGGATTGATTATTTCTATTGGTATTTCAGGCCTGTTCTTTTTAACTTACATGGGTTACATTGCACCATGGACAGGTAGATTCTACTCTCTATGGGACACTAATTATGCCAAAATTCATATACCTATCATTGCATCTGTGTCTGAACACCAGCCTCCTGCATGGCCctcctttttctttgataaccaatttttgatttggTTGTTCCCAGCTGGTgtcttcttgttgttcctAGAACTAAAGGATGAACATGTATTCGTACTGGCTTACTCTGTTTTATGCTCATACTTCGCTGGTGTGATGATCAGATTAATGTTGACATTGACTCCGATTATCTGTGTCACTGGTGCGATTGCAATTTCTAAACTATTTGACATTTATTTGGATTTCTCTGTCGCACTTTCTACCAAATCTCCCAAAGACGTGAAGTCAGTTAAACTCGATAAGgagaaaaaggaaacatcTGATttagaacaagaagatgatgacTATGAAGCTGAATTGGTTGTGGATTATGAACCGTCTTCTAAAGCGCGTTGGTTTGACATTACTGCTAAGGCCGTTGTATCATCCACCTTTTTGATGTACTTATTCCTCTTTGTTTATCACTGTACTTACGTGACATCCAACTTCTACTCTTCCCCATCTGTGGTCATGCCATCTCAAAATCCAGACGGATCGGTTGCTTTAATTGACGACTTTAGAGAAGCATATTACTGGCTACGTATGAATACTGCTGAAGATGCCAAAGTTGCAGCTTGGTGGGATTATGGTTATCAAATCGGTGGTATGGCTGATAGAACCACTCTAGTTGATAATAACACTTGGAATAACACCCACATTGCTATTGTTGGTAAGGCAATGTCGTCTCCAGAAGAGAAAGCTTACGAAATTTTGAAGGCTCATGACGTTGATTATGTGTTGGTTGTGTTCGGTGGTGCTCTAGGGTATAGTGGTGACGATCTTAATAAATTCTTATGGATGGTCAGAATCTCTGAAGGCATTTGGCCAGATGAAGTGAAAGAGCGTAATTTCTTCACAGGCAGAGGTGAATACCGTGTTGATGCCGACGCCACAAAGACAATGAAAGATAGCTTAATGTACAAGCTATCGTACCATGATTTCCCATCTATATATCCAAATGGTGTAGGTCATGATAGAACCCGTAACCAAAAGATCACTAACAATGAAGTTGGCCCTCTTGACtactttgaagaagtatTCACTTCTGAAATCTTGTTGGTCAGAATTTACAAGCTGAAATCTCCAGATTCCTTAGGCAGAGATCATGGCGAAGCTGCCAAATTTGACAGAAACTTACAAAGTGGAGTGAAAAAGAGATTAGTGAAGAAACCAGAATTAGAACTAAGAGTATAG
- the GCG1 gene encoding gamma-glutamylcyclotransferase (similar to uniprot|P32656 Saccharomyces cerevisiae YER163C Hypothetical ORF): MTKGSEGIWVVGYGSLIYKPPPHWKYKVNGIVYGFKRRFWQSSIDHRGTPDSPGRVATLIPFDGITNNAEFEKDLRTWNSKVVAKQDDLKLLAVAYYIPPEHAQFVTEHLDVREKNGYTAHRIFIHLQPPKSEPLELQALLHKLPVHETTGKHILDSLVYIGTSDNEAFIGPEDINVTAKVISHNLGPSGPNYEYLKLLHDSLTEMADELGQSLEEIEDSYLDSLLKQTEQLRSIVQS, encoded by the coding sequence ATGACTAAGGGCTCAGAAGGGATTTGGGTGGTTGGATATGGGTCTTTAATTTACAAACCTCCACCTCACTGGAAATATAAAGTCAACGGAATTGTATATGggttcaaaagaagattttggCAATCGAGTATAGACCATAGGGGTACACCAGATTCACCAGGTAGAGTTGCGACTTTGATCCCATTTGATGGTATCACGAATAATgctgaatttgaaaaggatcTGCGAACCTGGAATTCTAAGGTCGTAGCCAAACAGGATGACTTAAAACTTTTAGCAGTAGCTTATTATATCCCACCAGAACATGCTCAATTCGTGACGGAACATCTAGACGTGCGTGAAAAGAACGGATATACTGCGCATAGAATTTTCATACATTTGCAACCCCCAAAAAGCGAGCCACTGGAGTTACAAGCACTATTACATAAACTTCCCGTCCATGAAACAACGGGCAAACATATTTTAGATTCGCTGGTTTACATTGGAACTTCGGATAACGAGGCCTTCATCGGCCCAGAGGATATTAATGTCACTGCAAAAGTGATATCACATAACCTGGGGCCTAGCGGACCCAATTACGAGTACTTGAAGCTCTTACATGATTCATTGACCGAGATGGCAGATGAATTAGGACAAAGTCTCGAGGAAATTGAGGATTCGTACTTAGATTCTTTGCTGAAACAAACAGAACAGCTGAGAAGTATTGTCCAGAGCTAA
- the LAA2 gene encoding Laa2p (weakly similar to uniprot|P32788 Saccharomyces cerevisiae YBL010C), which produces MASDSDSDSDFGDFGEGTVTIEETAPSTNKDEHTKEGTADANAESEPQQAFTAVEVLFDCMRKILAAKERGIEIRDKNVLFQDLLKNEKTRKVYDALFPNGKPLPPVQWRREPLQKLLRQTLNIDEPQEEEVEEKEEYVIQDLLYLKLEEDQDQKSLEQLGYKKLNAEGVPDADLSQLLSYQDFQTIPGNELPVIHDQLIDAIETVLLDLESLQNEEQELLKDKATYEELITNLVGHTQRIRREEIAEYQRKHKSKSKKKF; this is translated from the coding sequence ATGGCTAGTGACAGTGATAGCGATAGTGATTTCGGTGATTTCGGTGAAGGTACAGTCactattgaagaaactgcACCTTCTACCAATAAAGATGAACATACTAAAGAAGGTACAGCAGATGCCAATGCAGAGAGTGAACCCCAACAAGCATTTACTGCCGTTGAAGTGTTATTCGATTGTATGAGGAAGATATTGGCAGCTAAGGAAAGAGGTATTGAAATACGAGATAAGAACGTTCTCTTCCAAGaccttttgaagaatgaaaagacTAGGAAAGTGTACGATGCCCTATTTCCGAACGGCAAGCCGCTTCCGCCTGTTCAATGGCGTAGAGAACCACTTCAGAAGCTTCTAAGACAGACTTTGAACATTGACGAGccacaagaagaagaagtagaggaaaaagaagagtatGTAATACAGGACTTATTATACTTGAAGCTAGAGGAAGACCAAGATCAGAAATCCTTAGAACAATTGGGATATAAGAAACTCAATGCAGAAGGTGTACCAGATGCAGATTTGTCGCAGCTTCTCTCTTATCAAGACTTTCAAACTATCCCTGGAAATGAATTGCCGGTGATTCATGATCAATTAATAGATGCCATTGAGACTGTATTGCTTGATTTGGAAAGTTTACAGAATGAAGAACAGGAACTATTAAAGGATAAGGCCACATATGAGGAATTGATTACAAATTTGGTAGGTCATACTCAAAGAATACGAAGAGAGGAAATTGCAGAATACCAGAGAAAGCACAAATCCAAATctaaaaagaaattttaa
- the ALK1 gene encoding protein kinase ALK1 (similar to uniprot|Q752T1 Ashbya gossypii AFR492W AFR492Wp and weakly similar to YGL021W uniprot|P43633 Saccharomyces cerevisiae YGL021W ALK1 leucine zipper (putative) membrane protein (putative) and YBL009W uniprot|P32789 Saccharomyces cerevisiae YBL009W haspin): protein MVVEVARMDFETSFDEYSIGESAKRFIALEVSDHEDDYNSSVDSFHESNIGFVADVDTERVSQSAAVAPTLEHASITTGQEETGKGDSVSVASTSGIEPPLATSNGNSAGNIRPHKDEKKRWSFISTNSSSKKRWSTLSFVSDTKSNKRLSVVSTESSSKRSSVQSLSKQSSTNKLKRSSTGASLRSMFNKIALKDEDKENSGVMLAHKRGQSTTLASSFTVSAKAQPTPSARIPLKPINQNNKREQRFSTIPMSPSMDNMSMFSQQSNSSMGTRWKFWKRKQDCPQDSRFMQDSNISMRNKSSLSDLRKSIFQNSMMGQSEPTQDLKSRRSHSSLQHKSSHSSLKQKSSHPSLKKLHSRRNSSIASNDSSAPQISLPIPDQVSRDKIRTKLRHSSSLISINSNILGGSVIIAETDEYDESVLQQMLDLCTVKEILPFTNSPHLRQLDHYIYIDSNDYTIYKIVPLDNDDRECKMTRQMRLQELQLTMLMNGTPGFVNVLDVKIIRREDDQTLFLVYHMKNHGKSLNQLISNEHRKFSVTEIKDIITQCIRILYVAETKFQFEHRLLTLDHVLIDSSKNITLVDYKLSRVKYGSQVLFTRLDHPLFFEFRKDYNTVLQWLRQSMTVDSWPLFHPKTNLVWVNYVVTKLQHNCKDPQTPSPLLNKIQSSLESTKSRKLWKRHDGQIESCADIVSFL, encoded by the coding sequence ATGGTAGTTGAGGTAGCAAGAATGGATTTTGAGACTTCATTCGATGAGTATAGCATTGGAGAATCTGCGAAACGATTCATTGCCCTTGAAGTTTCTGACCATGAGGACGATTACAATTCATCTGTCGATTCATTCCATGAGAGTAACATTGGGTTTGTGGCTGATGTAGACACTGAACGCGTTTCACAAAGTGCAGCCGTTGCACCAACTTTAGAGCATGCTTCCATAACAACTGGCCAAGAAGAGACAGGGAAAGGGGACTCAGTTAGCGTAGCATCAACTTCCGGCATCGAACCACCACTTGCAACAAGTAACGGTAATAGTGCTGGTAACATTAGACCACATAAGGATGAGAAGAAGCGGTGGTCCTTTATTTCAACTAATAGTTCCAGTAAAAAAAGGTGGTCTACTTTATCATTTGTTAGCGAtacaaaatcaaacaaacgGTTATCCGTTGTTAGCACCGAATCTTCTTCGAAAAGGTCCAGTGTACAGTCACTGAGCAAAcaatcttcaacaaacaaATTAAAACGATCCAGCACCGGTGCGTCACTGAGATCAATGTTTAACAAGATAGCGTTGAAAGATGAGGATAAAGAAAATTCAGGGGTCATGTTGGCTCATAAGAGAGGACAATCCACAACGTTGGCTAGTTCTTTTACTGTTTCTGCTAAGGCACAACCCACTCCTTCTGCTAGGATTCCATTAAAACCAATTAATCAGAACAACAAACGCGAACAAAGATTTAGCACAATACCAATGTCACCATCTATGGATAACATGAGTATGTTTTCGCAACAAAGTAACTCATCTATGGGTACTAGGTGGAAgttttggaaaagaaaacaggATTGCCCACAGGATTCCCGTTTCATGCAAGACTCCAATATATCAATGCGTAACAAATCATCTCTTTCAGATCTTAGAAAATCGATCTTCCAAAACTCTATGATGGGCCAATCAGAGCCAACtcaagatttgaaatcaagaagatcacattcttctttgcagCACAAAAGCTCgcattcttctttgaagcaGAAAAGTTCGCATccatctttgaagaaattgcaTAGCAGAAGAAATTCCAGTATAGCATCCAACGATTCGTCGGCCCCACAGATCTCATTGCCAATCCCTGATCAAGTTTCCAGAGATAAGATTAGGACCAAACTAAGACATTCAAGCTCCTTGATCTCTATCAATAGTAATATATTGGGAGGCTCCGTCATTATTGCGGAAACTgatgaatatgatgaaTCTGTGTTGCAGCAAATGCTGGATTTATGCACTGTGAAAGAGATTCTACCTTTTACCAATTCACCGCATCTAAGACAATTGGATCATTACATCTATATTGATTCCAATGATTATACCATTTATAAAATCGTTCCTTTGGACAACGATGACAGAGAGTGCAAAATGACAAGACAGATGAGGCTACAAGAATTGCAATTGACCATGCTCATGAACGGAACACCAGGTTTTGTCAACGTACTGGATGTTAAAATTATCAGAAGGGAAGATGATCAAACTTTGTTTTTGGTATACCACATGAAAAACCACGGGAAAAGTTTGAATCAACTCATATCAAATGAACATCGGAAATTCAGTGTCACAGAAATTAAGGATATAATCACTCAATGCATAAGAATCCTATACGTAGCTGAAACGAAGTTCCAATTCGAACATAGGCTGTTGACATTGGATCACGTTTTGATCGACTCTTCTAAAAATATAACACTGGTGGATTACAAATTGTCCAGGGTAAAATATGGATCGCAGGTATTGTTTACAAGACTCGACCATCCgttattctttgaattccGTAAGGATTACAACACAGTGCTTCAATGGCTCAGACAATCTATGACCGTAGACAGCTGGCCATTGTTCCATCCAAAGACAAATTTGGTATGGGTGAATTATGTAGTGACAAAACTACAGCACAATTGCAAAGACCCGCAAACTCCTTCTccattgttgaataaaataCAATCTAGCTTGGAGTCCACCAAATCCCGAAAACTCTGGAAACGTCATGATGGACAAATCGAAAGCTGTGCTGATATAGTAAGTTTTTTGTGA
- the RTS3 gene encoding Rts3p (some similarities with YGR161c, uniprot|Q7ZA12 Saccharomyces cerevisiae Hypothetical ORF, RTS3 SGDID:S0003393) yields MNMNRPQLSTELSENKFLGLKKPDQKGMRPQDTIAVVTDSESEDDFRKKPFFRVPSPGKTAKRTKRGSQSSAYSTPPSPGSFHPPHHSGRRLSSEEIINQMEKEQDAMVMRLLKEIDLLREENVRLRRSLNQLSSNLHNSDVSMSLDPVSASRPNSSSSSSLSQLQLSSQQQSTSGLLGVGMGNITGTSSAANSRRPSSSSQLLDNLTPELQRKRNSVTKNEIDFMEGYSPTLRTGSTMLTPNLSTGIESLPRRASSIMCGSRRRRSSGRPMEESDTMSLSPSSVSKIPKRAGSPTTSVTVAR; encoded by the coding sequence ATGAATATGAACAGACCACAGTTGAGTACGGAGTTAAGTGAGAATAAGTTTTTAGGATTGAAGAAACCAGATCAAAAAGGTATGAGACCACAAGATACCATTGCTGTTGTTACTGATAGTGAATCAGAAGATGACTTCAGGAAGAAGCCTTTTTTTAGGGTTCCCTCCCCTGGCAAGACTGCAAAGCGGACTAAGCGTGGGTCACAATCATCGGCTTATAGTACACCACCATCTCCTGGATCATTCCATCCTCCTCATCATTCTGGTAGACGCTTGTCAAGCGAGGAGATTATCAatcaaatggaaaaagaacaagatgCGATGGTGATGAGactgttgaaagagataGATTTGTTGAGAGAGGAGAACGTACGGTTGAGGCGGtctttgaaccaattgTCAAGTAATCTGCATAATTCGGACGTTTCAATGAGTCTCGACCCAGTGTCGGCATCCAGACCGAATTCCTCGAGCTCTTCGTCCTTAAGTCAGTTACAATTGTCGTCACAACAACAGTCGACGTCAGGCTTACTGGGCGTTGGAATGGGTAACATAACAGGTACTTCTAGTGCGGCAAATTCAAGACGAccatcttcgtcatcacAACTGCTGGATAACTTAACACCAGAATTGCAACGGAAACGTAACTCAGTTACAAAAAACGAAATTGATTTCATGGAAGGTTACTCCCCCACTTTGAGAACTGGCAGCACAATGTTAACTCCGAATTTATCTACAGGTATCGAATCTTTACCACGCAGAGCATCCTCTATTATGTGTGGTTCAAGAAGGAGACGATCATCTGGCAGACCTATGGAAGAGTCAGATACAATGTCGTTGTCTCCCTCTTCTGTTAGCAAGATACCGAAAAGAGCAGGCTCTCCTACAACTTCAGTTACCGTTGCAAGATGA
- a CDS encoding uncharacterized protein (no similarity) — MDASAFEIDSGLTGIPSEDTAVGVSGGRVTNEESGKRLSGHDQQNGSMHHHNQTNGSIASKNDRRFIARDWFNINSDRDCELMQIFIDQLNSSNHVNYSKAYLLFKERTGFPFSDPKHMRKRMDQIVYTFKTQGEMLPENVKQIISEYNTALEAAKQRDSSNRKRLSLMEPLEIDDGNITGNSSDEDSHAMVSNSNKIGIRNNSLSSSSHFYHHNHHNPQQQRIHNDLHRLSSSNLIRKRKFSGTSSPTDDITNKTLNKINENVEKLTKMLESHDALLKKVVRYLDIQHSRTDDTESTQSDQNDGSNNAAAAAAAAAAAVSAASNVLNLNPSLSVPDIDPNHDPNVYSNGHVNQR, encoded by the coding sequence ATGGACGCTAGTGCATTTGAGATTGATTCTGGTTTAACTGGGATTCCTTCTGAAGATACCGCTGTTGGCGTTTCAGGTGGTAGAGTTACAAATGAGGAATCTGGAAAAAGGTTATCGGGACATGACCAGCAGAATGGAAGCATGCATCATCACAACCAGACTAATGGCAGTATCGCTTCAAAGAATGATAGAAGATTCATTGCACGTGACTGGTTTAATATCAATTCAGATAGAGACTGTGAATTGATGCAAATATTTATCGATCAATTGAACAGCTCCAACCATGTAAATTACTCCAAGGCGTATTTGCTATTCAAGGAAAGGACTGGATTCCCCTTTTCCGATCCCAAACACATGCGTAAGCGGATGGATCAAATAGTGTACACTTTCAAGACTCAAGGGGAGATGTTGCCAGAAAATGTCAAACAGATAATATCAGAATACAACACTGCGTTGGAGGCTGCTAAACAAAGGGATAGCTCAAATCGGAAAAGGTTAAGTCTCATGGAGCCTCTTGAAATCGATGATGGTAATATCACCGGTAACAGCAGCGACGAGGACTCACACGCGATGGTATCTAACAGCAATAAAATTGGCATCAGAAACAATTCCTTGTCGTCCTCGAGCCATTTCTACCACCATAACCACCACAATCCGCAGCAACAACGTATTCACAACGATCTACATCGTCTCAGCTCATCAAATCTGATAAGGAAACGGAAATTTAGCGGTACTTCTTCACCCACAGATGATATTACCAACAAAACTTTGAAcaaaataaatgaaaacGTTGAGAAGTTAACCAAGATGTTGGAAAGTCACGACGCGCTACTCAAAAAAGTTGTTAGATACTTGGATATCCAGCATTCAAGGACCGATGATACGGAGAGTACTCAAAGTGACCAAAATGATGGTTCCAACaatgctgctgctgctgctgcgGCCGCCGCTGCTGCCGTCTCGGCAGCAAGCAACGTCCTAAACCTAAACCCTTCCCTTTCAGTACCTGACATCGACCCCAACCATGATCCAAATGTGTACAGTAATGGTCACGTGAACCAGAGGTAA